The Scylla paramamosain isolate STU-SP2022 chromosome 42, ASM3559412v1, whole genome shotgun sequence genome has a segment encoding these proteins:
- the LOC135093351 gene encoding sericin-1-like has protein sequence MSNSSIRSSRNIRSSMSSSRYTGTSQAPGKAGEIDTAGTSGAAGKAGAADTAGTSGAASECTPPTYLPHTDPIPQQENQEQQERTAGAARATGTSGATGTSGAAEATGECTSPPYTFHTYPILCLTKTRYSMSIRRSRNSRSNRYIKNIRSSRSSR, from the exons ATGAGCAACAGTagcatcaggagcagcaggaacatcaggagcagcatgagcagcag CAGGTACACAGGAACATCACAAGCACCAGGGAAAGCAGGAGAAATAGATACAGCgggaacatcaggagcagcaggaaaagcaggagcagcagatacagcaggaacatcaggagcagcaagTGAGTGCACACCACCTACTTACCTTCCCCATACTGATCCCATCCCACAACAGGAaaatcaggagcagcaggagcgaACAGCAGGGGCAGCACGTGcaacaggaacatcaggagcaacAGGAACTTcaggagcagcagaagcaacaggTGAGTGCACATCACCTCCCTACACTTTCCATACTTATCCCATTCTTTGTCTCACCAAAACAAGGTACAGCATGAGcatcaggaggagcaggaacagcAGAAGCAATAGATACATCAAGAatatcaggagcagcaggagcagcaggtga
- the LOC135093206 gene encoding uncharacterized protein LOC135093206: MHNTSIPSPYLSHPFSHSQEQQEHQEHRERYSRNIRRSRNSRSIRYSSNNRSSKNIRCSRNIRTTRSSRTEGQQIQQESKEQQEHQEDQEQQEHQEQQEHQEQQEHQEQQEHQEQQEHQDH; this comes from the exons ATGCACAATACCTCTATACCCTCCCCATACTTATCCCAtcccttctctcactcacaGGAACAGCAGGAGCATCAGGAACACAGGGAACG gtacagcaggaacatcaggagaagcaggaacagcaggagcATTAgatacagcagcaacaacagaagcagcaagaaCATCAGgtgcagcaggaacatcaggaccactaggagcagcag AACAGAAGGGCAGCAGATACAGCAGGAAAgtaaggagcagcaggaacatcaggaagatcaggagcagcaggaacatcaggagcagcaggaacatcaggagcaacaggaacatcaggagcagcaggaacatcaggagcagcaggaacatcaggaccACTAa